The sequence CGAGAGCCTGGAGACGGGAGACGGGAAACGGGAACTTGCCGATCTCGCTTTACGCTACGATCTGACCGTCCCGCTGGCCCGCGTCGTCGCCAACAACCGCAACGACCTGCCTAAGTTCTTCAAACGCTATCAGATACAACCGGTTTGGCGAGCCGACCGTCCTGCAAGAGGGCGCTTTCGCGAGTTTTATCAGTGCGATGTTGACTGTATCGCGTCTGAGTCGATGGTTGTGGAGGCGGAGATCATTGCGGCTGCGGGCAGCATTCTGAATATTCTCGGATTTACCGATTTTGTCATTCGAATCAATCACCGCCGCCTGCTTACTGCGATTCTGGACACCTGCGGTATCGAGACTGAATTTCATCCCGCGGCTCTTGTGACACTCGACAAGATTGACAAGATCGGGTCAGAAGGTGTTACTAGGGAACTTGCGGAACGCGGTATAAGCGAAACCTCATCAGAGCGCCTGCTTGAGCTTTTCTTTTCCGAGTACTTAGATGAATTATTCCTGGCCGATGACAACTTGGAGAAGCTTAAGCGCCTAAGAAACTTCATCGGCCAAAATGAGGACAGTATTATCGCTCTTGGTGACCTCGAGCAGATCCTTAAATTTCAAATTTCAAATTTCAAATTAAGGATCGACCCGTCCCTTGCCCGTGGCCTCTCATACTACACCGGCACGATCATGGAGATAAATGTTCCCGATCTTGCGGGCAGTCTCGGCGGCGGAGGACGGTATGACGGGCTGATCGGGATGTTTGGGAAGGAGCAGATTCCGGCGTGCGGGTTTTCGTTGGGGTTGGAGCGGATATTGGTGGTGATGGAAGAGCGTGGGATGTTTCCGCCGGAGATCGCTGAGGCGACGCCGGCTGATGTTTTGGTGACGATATCCTCTGAGGAGACAGTTGCCGATTCACTAAAGCTCGCTAACCAACTCCGTGCCGCTGGCCTTCGCGTGACACTTTATCCGCAGGCCGATAAGGAAGACAAGCAGTGGAAATACGCCAATTCGATCGGCGCGCCGTGGATATGCACGGTCAGGAGCGAGGATATCGCCGAGGGCAAGGTGTCGTTTCAGAACCTGAAGACACGCGAACGCTATCGAGAACCGCTTGATCAGGTTGCGGCAAAGATCAAGATCGCGTAGCGATCATTGACTGTAGCCGTGGGTGATAGCCCACGGTTGGCGATCAACGTATCATCGTGTCGCGTAGCGACAATTGAATCAACCGTCGCTACTTTACGGCGTCCGTGGGTTTTAACCCACGGCTACACTCAGACGCCGCTACGCGGCGCTTAGACCAAGCCCGTACGGAACATATGTCCATTCTTACCGTTTCGATCTCGACTCTGTTTATGCTGATCGTTGGCGTCCATGCCGCGTATGTCGCCGGCCCGCAAGTTTGGTCTGTAAATGCGCGTGCGGACGTGTTGCGGGGTGATGCTCGCGGTGTTTCCATAGCGGACGACGGAACGATCACGTTGGCACCGGCGATGGTCGAGGCGTTCAAGACGGGGCAGCAATACATCTGGTCCAGCGCAGTCGATGCGACGGGAAACGTTTACCTAGGCACCGGCGGCGAGGGGAAGATATTCAAAGTCCCGGCGAGCGGAGCGGGAGCGCAGTTTGCTGACCTTGCCGAGTTGAACGTTTCGGCATTGGCGATAGGCAGCGGCGGTGAGTTGTTCGCGGGCACTTCGCCTGACGGCAAGGTCTATCGCATTGCGGCCGACGGCAAAGCCGAGGTCTATTTCGACCCGAAGGAAAAGTACGTCTGGGCGCTCGCTATCCTGCCAGACGGCCTCGCTGTCGCCACGGGCGACGGCGGACGTATCTACAAGGTCAAGGCCGCCGGTGCGGTACGTGATGCGTCGCTGATGTTTGACACGAGCGAGACACACGTCATATCGCTGGCTACGGACAAGGCCGGAAATCTTTACGCAGGAACGGATTCTAATGGCCTCGTGATGCGGTTCGGGCCGGCCGGCAGGCCGTTCGGGCTGCTCGATTCGTCACTGAGGGAAATTCACGAACTCGCCGTCGGGCCTGACGGTTCGGTGTA is a genomic window of Chloracidobacterium sp. containing:
- the hisS gene encoding histidine--tRNA ligase; protein product: MSSTNPARGMRDFLPADVRKREYVIGVIKQVYESYGFEPLETPAVENIETLMGKYGDEGNQLIFKILKRGEKLDESLETGDGKRELADLALRYDLTVPLARVVANNRNDLPKFFKRYQIQPVWRADRPARGRFREFYQCDVDCIASESMVVEAEIIAAAGSILNILGFTDFVIRINHRRLLTAILDTCGIETEFHPAALVTLDKIDKIGSEGVTRELAERGISETSSERLLELFFSEYLDELFLADDNLEKLKRLRNFIGQNEDSIIALGDLEQILKFQISNFKLRIDPSLARGLSYYTGTIMEINVPDLAGSLGGGGRYDGLIGMFGKEQIPACGFSLGLERILVVMEERGMFPPEIAEATPADVLVTISSEETVADSLKLANQLRAAGLRVTLYPQADKEDKQWKYANSIGAPWICTVRSEDIAEGKVSFQNLKTRERYREPLDQVAAKIKIA